The DNA sequence AGGCGTAGAGCAGCTTGGCGCCGTGCCGGATGATGCCGCCGTGCTCCTGGTCGACGCCGGGCAGGAAGCCGGGGACGTCCAGGAGGGTGACGATGGGGATGTTGAAGGCATCGCACATCTGGATGAACCGGGCCGCCTTCTCGGACGCCTCGATGTCCAGGACGCCGGCCAGGGACTGCGGCTGGTTGGCGATGATGCCGACGACCTGGCCGTCGAGCCGGGTCAGGGCGCAGATGATGTTGGTGGCCCAGCGTTCGTGGACCTCGAGGTACTCGCCGTCGTCGACGATCTCCTCGATGACCTTGCGCATGTCGTAGGGGCGGTTGCCGTCGGCCGGGACGAGGTCCAGGAGGGCCTCGCCGGTGCGGTCGACTGGGTCCTCGCAGACGACCCGCGGCGGGTTCTCGCGGTTGTTCTGCGGGAGGAGGGAGAGCAGGTAGCGGACCTCCTCCAGGCAGGTCTCCTCGTCGTCGTACGCGAAGTGGGCCACGCCGGAGGTCTCGGCGTGCACGTCGGCGCCGCCGAGGCCGTTCTGGGTGATCTCCTCGCCGGTCACCGCGCGGACCACGTCCGGGCCGGTGATGAACATCTGCGAGGTCTCGCGGACCATGAAGACGAAGTCCGTGAGGGCGGGCGAGTAGGCCGCGCCACCGGCGCACGGGCCGAGCATCACCGAGATCTGCGGGATGACGCCGGACGCCTTGGTGTTGCGCTGGAAGATGCCGCCGTAGCCGGCGAGGGCGGAGACGCCCTCCTGGATGCGGGCGCCGGCGCCGTCGTTGAGCGACACCAGGGGCGCGCCGGCCGCGATGGCCATGTCCATGATCTTGTGGATCTTGGTGGCGTGGGCCTCGCCCAGCGCGCCGCCGAAGATCCGGAAGTCATGGGCGTAGACGAACACGGTCCGGCCGTGGACGGTGCCCCAGCCGGTGATGACCCCGTCGGTGTACGGCTTCTTCGCCTCCAGGCCGAAGCCCGTGGCGCGGTGCCGGCGCAGCGGCTCGACCTCGGAGAAAGAGCCCTCGTCCAGCAGCAGATCGATACGCTCGCGCGCCGTCAGCTTTCCCTTGGCCTTCTGTGCCTGGGTAGCCCGGTCGCTGGGACCACGCCGAACCTGCTCGCGGATGGCGTGCAGCTCGGCGACGCGCCCACGGACGTCACTCGCCTCTTCGGGCGCACCTTCGAGATTGCTCATGGATAGACGGTACGTGGGACCCGTGCCGGAACATCATGTCGACTCCGCACAAGGTAGTGCTCGATTTGGTGGGCAAGGAGCACAGAATCGCACTGCGCCCCTATCAGTTGTCCCTGTTCGTCTGGTCTTCCCACGCTGTGGGTAGTCCACAAAACCACTCGGACACACCGCCGTCCGGCCGGGGGCCGGGCGGGGTGTCAGCCGGTCTCGACCTCGCAGCGGTGGGGCAGGCACCGGGTTCCCGGGCGGATCCGCAGCCGCAGTCCGGGTCCGGTGGCACGTACCT is a window from the Streptomyces mobaraensis genome containing:
- a CDS encoding acyl-CoA carboxylase subunit beta, translating into MSNLEGAPEEASDVRGRVAELHAIREQVRRGPSDRATQAQKAKGKLTARERIDLLLDEGSFSEVEPLRRHRATGFGLEAKKPYTDGVITGWGTVHGRTVFVYAHDFRIFGGALGEAHATKIHKIMDMAIAAGAPLVSLNDGAGARIQEGVSALAGYGGIFQRNTKASGVIPQISVMLGPCAGGAAYSPALTDFVFMVRETSQMFITGPDVVRAVTGEEITQNGLGGADVHAETSGVAHFAYDDEETCLEEVRYLLSLLPQNNRENPPRVVCEDPVDRTGEALLDLVPADGNRPYDMRKVIEEIVDDGEYLEVHERWATNIICALTRLDGQVVGIIANQPQSLAGVLDIEASEKAARFIQMCDAFNIPIVTLLDVPGFLPGVDQEHGGIIRHGAKLLYAYCNATVPRISVILRKAYGGAYIVMDSQSIGADLTYAWPTNEIAVMGAEGAANVIFRKQIADADDPDAMRARMVKEYKAELMHPYYAAERGLVDDVIDPVETRQVLIRSLAMLATKHADLPSRKHGNPPQ